A region from the Francisella orientalis FNO12 genome encodes:
- a CDS encoding N(5)-(carboxyethyl)ornithine synthase, translating into MSKQLYGVIATSSDQNEQRLPINPELLLKIPRDIRNSLVFEAGYGEFFGISDEKIASLTAGVVSRQEILENIGNIILLAPSSKDLAQIKEGGTIWGWTNCVRDKEIAQLAIDKKLTLISFESMISCDNEEKIKKNVFHEVNELAGYGAVLHALGLKGIDGRYGNQKKILVIGFGSVSRGAIHALLSREYKDITVCTRYSIATLPNVIKGCKYITSPKNISDSKKFVELLNKSDIIVNGISQDLIKPTMFIKEKDLEKISPKCLVIDLSCNESMGFFFAKVTAFNNPMFKVGTIDYYGVNQASNYLWDSATRSISKVINDYLSTITLVKENKAKSKILSEATDIKEGLVRNKKIISFQKREKEYPYNYKS; encoded by the coding sequence ATGAGTAAGCAACTATATGGAGTTATAGCGACTTCAAGCGATCAAAATGAACAAAGACTACCAATAAATCCAGAACTGCTATTAAAAATACCTAGAGATATTAGAAATAGTCTCGTGTTTGAAGCTGGTTATGGAGAATTTTTTGGTATTTCTGATGAAAAAATTGCTAGCTTAACAGCTGGAGTAGTTTCTCGCCAAGAAATATTGGAAAATATTGGCAATATAATATTGCTAGCTCCATCATCAAAAGATCTAGCTCAAATTAAAGAGGGTGGTACAATCTGGGGCTGGACAAATTGTGTTAGAGATAAGGAGATAGCACAATTAGCTATTGATAAAAAGTTAACACTTATTTCTTTTGAATCTATGATTTCCTGTGATAATGAGGAAAAAATAAAGAAAAATGTATTTCATGAGGTAAATGAGTTAGCAGGCTATGGTGCTGTGTTACATGCTCTTGGTTTAAAAGGTATTGATGGTAGATATGGTAATCAAAAGAAAATATTAGTAATAGGCTTTGGATCAGTAAGTCGAGGAGCTATACATGCTTTATTATCTAGAGAGTATAAAGATATAACCGTATGTACACGCTATAGTATCGCAACATTACCGAATGTAATCAAGGGATGTAAATATATTACATCACCCAAAAATATATCTGATAGCAAGAAGTTTGTCGAACTACTTAATAAATCAGATATTATAGTCAATGGAATCTCTCAAGATCTAATAAAACCAACTATGTTTATAAAAGAAAAAGATCTTGAGAAGATAAGTCCTAAATGTTTGGTTATAGATCTTAGTTGTAATGAAAGTATGGGATTCTTTTTTGCTAAAGTAACTGCGTTTAATAATCCTATGTTTAAAGTAGGGACTATAGATTATTATGGAGTCAATCAGGCATCAAACTATCTTTGGGATAGTGCTACTCGATCTATATCCAAAGTAATAAATGATTATTTATCGACTATTACTTTGGTTAAAGAGAATAAAGCAAAGAGCAAAATATTATCAGAAGCCACAGATATAAAAGAGGGCTTAGTTAGGAATAAAAAGATAATCTCATTCCAAAAGAGAGAAAAAGAATATCCTTATAATTATAAATCATAA
- a CDS encoding cation diffusion facilitator family transporter, protein MSDTRYQITKKVTLVGMFINILLAISKTFIGIIGRSPALFADGIHSFSDLLSDAMVLFAAKYANKGEDHNHPYGHERMETLATLVLSGLLISIGFMIVYHSLATLIVGEYETPDRFTVYAAIFSILGNEFIYQYTMRAANKIDSDMLRANAWHSRSDMWSSVVVLVGLIGAFLGFPWMDAIAALVVCYMIVKMGVKWGYSAVAELIDEGVDAETRKSIKEIITNSEGVQDFHFLRTRKMAGKIVLDVHILVDKYSTASEGHYIAEIVISNIYHNIENIKDITVHVDVTNYENGVIKLENFEPSRIEILSEIKAIFAQNNIAESNILDKKMSIYYFENEILVDLYVKRSNDLKRLSKMLSNLSVNGYNTNVSLYCHLADS, encoded by the coding sequence ATGTCAGATACTAGATATCAAATCACCAAAAAAGTTACTCTAGTAGGTATGTTTATAAATATATTACTTGCTATTTCAAAGACATTTATTGGAATCATAGGACGATCGCCAGCGTTATTTGCTGATGGAATTCACTCATTTTCAGATCTTTTGAGTGATGCTATGGTTTTATTTGCTGCTAAGTATGCTAATAAGGGTGAGGATCATAATCATCCTTATGGACATGAGAGAATGGAAACATTAGCAACATTAGTGCTTTCTGGTCTGCTTATATCTATAGGTTTTATGATTGTTTATCACTCATTAGCTACATTAATTGTAGGTGAGTATGAAACGCCAGATAGATTTACTGTATATGCAGCAATTTTCTCTATATTAGGTAATGAGTTTATTTATCAGTACACTATGAGAGCTGCAAATAAAATTGATTCTGATATGCTAAGAGCGAATGCTTGGCATAGTCGTTCAGATATGTGGTCTTCAGTAGTTGTATTAGTTGGTCTAATTGGCGCTTTTTTAGGTTTCCCATGGATGGATGCTATCGCTGCCTTAGTAGTCTGCTATATGATCGTTAAGATGGGTGTCAAGTGGGGTTACTCTGCTGTTGCTGAGCTTATCGATGAAGGTGTTGATGCTGAAACACGTAAAAGTATCAAAGAAATAATTACTAATTCGGAAGGAGTGCAAGATTTTCATTTTTTGAGAACTAGAAAAATGGCTGGTAAAATTGTACTAGATGTTCATATTTTAGTTGATAAGTATAGTACAGCTTCTGAGGGACATTATATCGCTGAGATTGTTATAAGTAATATTTATCATAATATCGAAAATATCAAGGATATTACAGTGCATGTAGATGTTACAAATTATGAAAACGGCGTTATTAAGCTTGAAAATTTTGAACCTTCTCGCATAGAGATATTATCTGAGATAAAAGCGATATTTGCTCAAAATAATATTGCCGAAAGTAATATTTTAGATAAAAAAATGTCTATATATTATTTTGAAAATGAAATCTTGGTAGATCTATATGTCAAAAGATCAAATGATCTAAAAAGATTGTCTAAAATGTTGAGCAACCTCTCTGTAAATGGTTATAATACTAATGTAAGCTTATATTGTCATTTAGCTGATAGCTGA
- a CDS encoding DMT family transporter → MNSSLLQGYVKIFLALVFWASLYHIAPLPLEYVDIYLVGLIRYAMASLIFLVVHYFFTKTLFPRLNLRQWLYVIAVGFFGVFLYNIAFLWAEKLISGNIVVIIFSFSPCLITILSSYMFQMKVNQQAKIGILVALLGTIGVVMFSSNSFMECSTGINMNLGEILSILAVLCFSAYAIFGKCCVRAGVNMITINTYGAIVGMIMFAVVSLFKSDFSELAHTDIKFWISMLYIAAFATVLAYLWYLRALEEIGVYKTAVFQNTMPFLVILIGFVLYGETISILSLLLGGVVFLGVYMTNVAVSKRA, encoded by the coding sequence ATGAATTCTTCTTTACTGCAAGGGTATGTAAAAATATTCTTAGCCTTAGTATTTTGGGCTAGTTTGTATCATATAGCTCCGCTTCCATTAGAGTATGTAGATATATATTTAGTTGGCTTAATTCGTTATGCTATGGCATCTCTTATTTTTCTTGTTGTTCATTATTTTTTTACCAAAACGTTATTTCCACGCTTAAATCTTAGGCAATGGCTTTATGTTATAGCTGTTGGATTCTTTGGGGTATTTCTATATAACATAGCATTCTTATGGGCAGAGAAACTGATATCTGGAAATATTGTTGTTATTATATTTTCATTTAGTCCATGTTTGATAACTATTTTATCTAGTTATATGTTTCAGATGAAAGTCAATCAGCAAGCAAAGATTGGTATATTGGTTGCATTGCTAGGTACTATTGGTGTTGTCATGTTTTCTAGTAATTCTTTTATGGAATGTTCAACGGGCATTAATATGAATCTAGGAGAAATATTAAGTATCTTAGCTGTCCTATGTTTCTCGGCTTATGCGATATTTGGCAAATGTTGTGTAAGAGCTGGTGTTAATATGATTACGATTAACACTTATGGAGCTATAGTTGGAATGATAATGTTTGCTGTAGTGAGTTTGTTTAAATCAGACTTTTCAGAACTTGCTCATACAGATATTAAGTTTTGGATTAGTATGCTATATATAGCGGCATTTGCAACCGTATTAGCTTATCTGTGGTATCTAAGAGCACTTGAGGAAATAGGAGTTTATAAGACAGCTGTTTTTCAAAATACTATGCCATTTTTAGTTATTTTGATTGGTTTTGTATTATATGGAGAAACAATTTCTATCTTATCATTGCTTTTGGGTGGAGTAGTATTCTTAGGTGTGTATATGACAAATGTAGCGGTTAGTAAACGAGCATAG
- a CDS encoding efflux RND transporter periplasmic adaptor subunit, with amino-acid sequence MPNKKTKTTISVIIICVALFSLYSIWRYYLYSPWTRDGRIRANIITIAPDVSGFVTKIYVSDNQRVKKGQLIFTIDRDRYAATLDEKEAELKHAIMLWELADRQYQRREQLGKDGSISLDTLDEYHMQVKLKKADLEKAKAEARLAKINLDRTSVYAPADGTINNIELRQGNYVVAAKPVMSLVEANSFYVTGYFEETKRPNIKIGDKASIELMSGGELLHGHVISIGKAVADNNTDVNSQLLPKVQQTYDWVRLSKRIPVDIALDVIPKSVNLISGINATVTIQ; translated from the coding sequence ATGCCAAATAAAAAAACCAAAACCACTATAAGTGTTATTATAATTTGCGTGGCATTATTTTCTCTATATTCAATCTGGAGATATTATTTATATTCACCGTGGACAAGAGATGGTCGAATTAGAGCCAACATTATCACTATTGCACCAGATGTTTCTGGGTTTGTAACCAAAATATATGTATCTGATAACCAAAGAGTAAAAAAAGGACAATTAATCTTCACTATAGATAGAGATAGATATGCAGCAACTCTAGATGAAAAAGAAGCTGAGCTTAAGCATGCTATAATGCTATGGGAGCTAGCTGATCGCCAATATCAACGTAGAGAACAACTTGGCAAAGATGGTTCAATAAGCCTTGATACACTTGATGAATATCATATGCAAGTGAAACTAAAAAAAGCCGATCTTGAAAAAGCAAAAGCTGAAGCTAGACTTGCAAAGATTAATCTAGACAGAACAAGTGTCTATGCCCCAGCTGACGGCACTATAAACAATATTGAGCTACGACAAGGAAACTATGTTGTAGCAGCAAAACCAGTAATGTCTTTAGTTGAAGCTAATTCTTTCTATGTAACTGGATATTTTGAAGAAACCAAACGACCTAACATTAAAATTGGCGATAAAGCAAGTATTGAATTAATGAGTGGTGGAGAGCTACTACATGGACATGTAATAAGTATCGGTAAAGCAGTAGCTGATAACAATACAGATGTAAACAGTCAACTATTACCTAAAGTACAGCAGACCTACGATTGGGTGAGATTATCTAAGCGAATACCTGTTGATATAGCTCTAGATGTGATACCTAAAAGTGTCAACTTAATATCCGGTATTAACGCAACGGTAACAATACAATGA
- the recF gene encoding DNA replication/repair protein RecF (All proteins in this family for which functions are known are DNA-binding proteins that assist the filamentation of RecA onto DNA for the initiation of recombination or recombinational repair.) — protein MYIANLRLQNFRNIPFKSFDFKNSINFIVGKNGSGKTSILESIYFLSHSRSFRSSQLNRIINHDSDEFIVYTKAYNPDEIVISLSRKKNSNNISKLNSEIQKNHTEIARVLPIQLMNPESFNIINSGAQQRCKVLDWGAFYFDKTFLKIWQQTKFLIKQRNSALKQIYPKAYINGIDKKLCEFADILDYKRHAYFTKLKPKIYEVLSQFNPDLKLDIDYFRGWNSHKSLARVLEESFESDNRYNVTNHGPHKADIVLTINHKPIQDIFSRGQQKLLICAIKLAQGEIHNLENENKCIYLIDDITSELDNTHTKTLFSYLKNLKSQVFITTTEKNKINDFLDLDSHIIEI, from the coding sequence ATGTATATAGCCAACTTACGCTTACAAAACTTTAGAAATATTCCTTTTAAGAGTTTTGATTTTAAAAATAGTATAAATTTTATAGTTGGTAAAAATGGTTCTGGCAAAACATCTATTCTTGAATCAATATATTTTCTGTCGCATAGTAGATCATTTCGCAGCTCACAGCTTAATCGTATAATTAACCATGATAGTGATGAATTTATAGTCTATACAAAAGCTTATAACCCTGATGAAATAGTCATCTCACTATCACGTAAAAAAAATAGTAATAATATTTCAAAATTAAATAGCGAAATTCAAAAAAATCATACTGAAATAGCGCGAGTTTTGCCTATCCAATTAATGAATCCTGAAAGTTTCAATATCATAAACTCTGGTGCTCAACAAAGATGTAAAGTACTTGATTGGGGCGCTTTTTATTTTGATAAAACCTTCTTAAAAATATGGCAACAAACTAAATTTCTTATCAAACAAAGAAACTCCGCTCTTAAGCAAATCTACCCAAAAGCTTATATCAACGGGATAGATAAAAAATTATGCGAGTTTGCTGATATTCTAGATTACAAAAGACATGCTTATTTTACAAAATTAAAACCTAAAATATATGAAGTTCTGTCACAATTTAATCCAGATTTAAAACTTGATATAGATTACTTCCGTGGTTGGAACTCACACAAAAGTCTAGCGCGGGTTTTAGAAGAATCATTTGAGTCTGATAATAGATACAATGTCACTAATCATGGTCCTCATAAAGCCGATATAGTTCTGACTATAAATCATAAACCAATACAAGATATCTTCTCACGTGGACAACAGAAGCTACTGATTTGTGCAATCAAATTAGCGCAAGGAGAGATTCATAACTTAGAAAATGAAAATAAATGTATTTATCTAATAGATGATATAACATCTGAACTTGATAATACTCATACAAAAACTCTTTTTAGCTATCTTAAAAATCTAAAATCACAAGTTTTTATTACGACAACAGAAAAAAATAAAATTAACGACTTTCTTGATTTAGATAGTCATATCATCGAAATATAG
- a CDS encoding IclR family transcriptional regulator, giving the protein MSNEKKIQVISRAINVLQSISDEPGGMSLGNIAKKVDLPRSTVQRIVAALEAEGFTRSEGVGKILLGSGIFKLASSSYADIVSLTQNSLRKLSEKIRETVVLTQSNNTDLIIMHRFIANRELQVIPRIGVLEKPIYYTASGRALLALYSDEEIIDIFGEEVANNKELFDKLAKIREDGVEYDYGKTIEGIVSTAVAVNTFLGSLGISILIPQYRYAENKDFYIKELLKVKSKILADIGVKHSE; this is encoded by the coding sequence ATGAGTAATGAAAAAAAAATCCAAGTGATTAGTAGAGCTATCAATGTACTACAAAGTATTAGTGATGAGCCTGGTGGGATGAGCTTGGGGAATATAGCAAAGAAAGTTGATTTGCCACGATCTACAGTCCAAAGGATAGTTGCTGCCCTTGAAGCTGAAGGATTTACAAGAAGTGAAGGTGTTGGTAAGATTTTACTTGGATCTGGTATTTTTAAGTTAGCTTCATCATCTTATGCAGATATTGTTTCTTTGACACAAAATTCATTAAGAAAGCTTAGTGAAAAAATACGCGAAACAGTTGTCCTGACACAATCTAATAATACAGATCTTATTATAATGCACCGTTTCATAGCAAATAGAGAGCTACAAGTAATTCCAAGAATAGGTGTACTTGAAAAACCAATTTATTATACAGCCTCTGGCAGGGCTTTATTAGCACTATATTCAGATGAAGAAATCATTGATATCTTTGGTGAAGAGGTTGCTAATAATAAGGAACTATTTGATAAGCTTGCTAAGATTAGAGAAGATGGTGTTGAATATGATTATGGTAAAACAATAGAGGGTATAGTCAGTACGGCAGTAGCTGTAAATACATTTTTAGGTAGTCTTGGTATTTCTATTCTTATACCTCAATATCGTTATGCAGAAAACAAAGATTTTTATATCAAAGAGCTTTTGAAAGTTAAATCTAAAATTTTGGCAGATATAGGTGTAAAACATTCTGAATAG
- the galU gene encoding UTP--glucose-1-phosphate uridylyltransferase GalU has product MKIKKVVFPVAGWGTRFLPATKSCPKEMLTVVDKPLIQYAVEEAIEAGCKEIIFVTSSNKKSLEDHFDRNFELEYSLEKKQKYELLDLVKNIIPKDVSFFFVRQPEALGLGHAVLCAKPLVGIEDFAVILPDDLIYNHDCGTGTLKQMVKAVEGTDIRGCIATQQVKKDETSSYGIVAKDGENLIKAIVEKPAPEKASSTNAVVGRYLLPNKIFRCLESTSEGAGGEIQLTDAIAKLLDQEEKILSYEFKGTRYDCGSKLGFLIANYEIALQHKELGSKFKEYLQSR; this is encoded by the coding sequence ATGAAAATCAAAAAAGTAGTTTTTCCAGTTGCTGGTTGGGGAACTAGATTTTTGCCAGCAACCAAATCATGTCCTAAAGAGATGTTAACTGTTGTAGACAAACCATTGATTCAATATGCTGTTGAGGAAGCTATTGAAGCCGGCTGTAAAGAAATTATTTTTGTTACAAGTTCTAACAAAAAATCTCTGGAAGATCATTTTGATAGAAATTTTGAATTAGAGTATTCGTTAGAGAAAAAGCAAAAGTATGAACTATTAGATTTAGTTAAAAACATAATTCCGAAAGATGTAAGCTTTTTCTTTGTTCGTCAGCCAGAAGCTTTAGGGCTAGGACATGCTGTGCTATGTGCAAAACCTCTTGTTGGAATCGAGGATTTTGCAGTGATATTGCCGGATGATTTAATCTATAATCATGATTGTGGTACTGGTACCCTTAAGCAAATGGTGAAAGCTGTAGAAGGTACTGATATCAGAGGATGTATAGCTACTCAGCAAGTCAAAAAAGATGAAACTAGTTCTTATGGTATCGTAGCCAAAGATGGTGAGAATCTCATCAAAGCTATAGTTGAGAAACCAGCTCCAGAAAAAGCCTCATCGACTAATGCAGTTGTGGGTAGATATCTATTGCCTAACAAAATTTTCAGATGTTTAGAGTCAACTTCAGAAGGTGCAGGTGGAGAGATTCAATTAACTGATGCAATCGCTAAACTACTCGATCAAGAAGAGAAAATTCTGTCTTATGAATTTAAAGGTACTCGTTATGACTGTGGTAGTAAATTAGGCTTTTTAATCGCTAACTATGAAATAGCTCTACAGCACAAAGAGTTAGGTAGTAAATTCAAAGAATATCTTCAAAGTCGATAA
- a CDS encoding prepilin-type N-terminal cleavage/methylation domain-containing protein — MRTKAGFSLLELMVMIAVVAIVAAIAIPIYSNYKTRAKISVTDAIANIYLNQVTDYTFGKKIFLDEASELWGCRELNRDNVIKVCIERIDSQNAVMKVYIDQDILPNIEQPYYQYNLTLVILGEVTCLLKH; from the coding sequence ATGCGCACAAAAGCTGGATTTTCGTTATTGGAGTTAATGGTTATGATAGCCGTTGTTGCTATTGTAGCTGCTATAGCTATACCTATATATTCAAATTATAAGACTAGAGCTAAAATTTCGGTAACAGATGCAATAGCAAACATCTATCTTAATCAAGTCACAGATTATACCTTTGGGAAAAAGATATTTCTTGATGAAGCTTCTGAATTATGGGGTTGTAGAGAACTTAATAGAGATAATGTTATTAAGGTATGTATAGAACGAATAGATTCACAAAATGCTGTTATGAAGGTATATATTGATCAAGATATATTACCTAATATAGAGCAGCCTTACTATCAATATAATTTAACCTTAGTAATATTAGGAGAAGTGACATGTTTACTAAAACACTAA
- the rpsU gene encoding 30S ribosomal protein S21, which yields MPRIIVDPKKPFDISLRNFKRACEKAGIKQELRDRQHYVKPTQKRKMAKKAAISRAKKEARRSYSY from the coding sequence ATGCCCAGAATAATAGTTGACCCTAAAAAACCTTTTGATATTAGTCTAAGAAATTTCAAAAGAGCTTGTGAAAAAGCGGGTATCAAACAAGAGCTTAGAGATAGACAGCATTACGTAAAACCAACACAGAAGAGAAAAATGGCTAAAAAAGCAGCTATAAGTAGAGCTAAGAAAGAAGCAAGAAGATCTTATTCTTATTAG
- the epmB gene encoding EF-P beta-lysylation protein EpmB: MSTNDWKKALKESFYSPLELLEFLEIDSEEAKVSLNITKKFKMIVPRSFADRMQKGNINDPLLKQVFPTVDEEVIDQAYSSDPLDEKNYNKVPGLLHKYHGRVLLISQTSCAVHCRYCFRKEFDYRENIPGRKDWLKAFEYIANDQSIEEVILSGGDPLLNNNEILEFFVENIQQISHIKRLRIHSRIPIVLPERMTTKLLKILSEHRLDTVLVIHVNHPNELDDSISEILKEIHKHGIIILNQSTLLKDINDDANVLYALSTKLINAKVIPYYIHLLDTVSGTKHYNVDTAKDIMKKLSEISSGFMVPILTKEIPGYPSKKWLSFHS, encoded by the coding sequence ATGTCTACTAATGACTGGAAAAAAGCCCTTAAAGAATCTTTCTACTCACCTTTAGAATTATTAGAGTTTTTGGAAATAGATAGCGAAGAAGCCAAGGTTTCATTAAATATAACCAAGAAATTTAAAATGATAGTACCTAGATCATTTGCTGATAGGATGCAAAAAGGTAATATTAATGATCCATTGCTTAAACAAGTTTTTCCAACTGTAGATGAAGAGGTAATAGATCAAGCCTATAGTAGTGATCCACTTGATGAAAAAAATTATAATAAAGTGCCAGGACTATTACACAAATATCATGGTAGAGTTTTGCTGATATCACAAACAAGCTGTGCTGTGCATTGTCGCTATTGTTTTCGCAAAGAGTTTGATTATAGAGAAAATATTCCCGGTAGAAAAGATTGGTTAAAAGCATTTGAATATATAGCAAATGATCAAAGTATCGAGGAAGTTATATTAAGTGGAGGAGATCCTCTTTTAAATAACAATGAGATATTAGAATTTTTTGTAGAAAATATCCAGCAAATATCTCATATTAAAAGGCTTAGGATTCATTCAAGAATACCTATAGTATTACCAGAGCGAATGACTACTAAACTTTTGAAAATTCTTTCAGAGCATAGGCTTGATACTGTATTAGTGATACATGTGAATCATCCTAATGAGTTAGATGATAGTATTAGTGAAATTTTAAAAGAAATACACAAGCATGGCATAATTATCCTAAATCAAAGTACATTACTTAAAGATATAAATGATGATGCTAATGTATTATATGCTTTGAGTACAAAGCTTATAAATGCTAAAGTGATTCCGTACTATATACACTTACTAGATACTGTCTCAGGGACTAAACACTATAATGTTGATACTGCTAAAGATATTATGAAAAAGCTTTCAGAAATTTCATCAGGATTTATGGTACCTATATTGACCAAAGAAATTCCAGGATATCCATCGAAGAAATGGCTATCTTTTCATAGTTAA
- the acs gene encoding acetate--CoA ligase, translating to MSYSNFQVSEEFIAQANVNAEQYEAMYKESIENPEAFWSKQANYISWHKPFDKAFASSFDPVDIQWFKGGELNVCYNCVDRHLIDKANKVAFVWQADDPYHTKNITYRDLYHRVCEMANILEANSVKRGDVVTIYMPMIPEAIYAMLACARIGAMHSVVFGGFSAEALKQRIINANSKFVITADESIRSGKRIPLKKSVDRAISGLDFVRNVLVVSRTKTKDMVWNDIDLCYEKECAKVSDEHKIEFFDVETPLFMLYTSGSTGTPKGLVHTSGGYLVYASMTHKLAFDLKDDDVYWCTADIGWITGHSYAVYGPLANGCTSLIFEGVPTYPDASRMWKEVDRHNVKSLYTAPTLIRLLIKAGDQYLKDSDRTSLIVLGSVGEPINPEVWNWFVEKGANNQAPLVDTWWQTETGGHMILPLPGAHKLKPGSASKPFFGVDVALLDTDGKEIEGVGKGALCIRTATPGMARTIYGDHDRYIQTYFSSFKGFYFSGDAARRDEDGYIWIEGRMDDVINVSGHRIATAEIESVLNTHSSVVESAVVGMPHDIKGEAIYVYCILKDGHDGKGAGDEYLDSIRKTLVSYIRQEIGPVASPDVIQFTPDLPKTRSGKIMRRILRKIAANDFDNLGDTSTLSDPSIVEYLIKKQIV from the coding sequence ATGTCATATTCAAATTTTCAAGTTTCAGAAGAGTTTATAGCTCAAGCTAATGTTAATGCTGAGCAATATGAAGCCATGTATAAAGAATCAATAGAAAATCCAGAGGCATTTTGGTCGAAGCAGGCTAATTATATTAGCTGGCATAAACCTTTTGATAAGGCTTTCGCAAGTAGCTTTGATCCTGTAGATATTCAATGGTTCAAAGGTGGTGAGCTAAATGTTTGTTATAACTGTGTTGACAGGCATTTAATAGACAAGGCAAACAAGGTCGCTTTTGTATGGCAAGCTGATGATCCATATCACACTAAGAATATTACGTATAGAGATCTCTATCACAGAGTATGTGAAATGGCTAATATACTTGAGGCAAATAGTGTCAAAAGAGGTGATGTTGTAACTATATATATGCCAATGATACCAGAAGCAATATATGCGATGCTTGCTTGTGCACGTATAGGAGCTATGCACTCAGTTGTATTTGGAGGCTTTTCTGCAGAGGCACTTAAGCAGAGAATTATAAATGCAAATAGTAAATTTGTAATTACAGCAGATGAGAGTATCAGATCAGGTAAGAGAATACCTCTTAAAAAGAGTGTGGATAGAGCAATCTCTGGTTTAGACTTTGTTAGGAATGTATTAGTTGTGAGCAGAACTAAAACAAAGGATATGGTTTGGAACGATATAGATCTTTGTTATGAGAAAGAGTGTGCTAAGGTCTCTGATGAACATAAGATAGAATTTTTTGATGTAGAAACTCCATTATTTATGTTATATACTTCAGGCTCAACTGGTACTCCAAAAGGCCTTGTTCATACTTCAGGAGGTTATCTTGTTTACGCAAGTATGACTCATAAATTAGCTTTTGATCTAAAAGATGATGATGTATATTGGTGTACAGCTGATATTGGCTGGATTACTGGGCATAGTTATGCTGTTTATGGTCCGCTTGCTAATGGTTGTACCTCCTTAATCTTTGAAGGTGTTCCAACATATCCAGATGCTTCTAGAATGTGGAAAGAAGTTGATAGACATAATGTGAAATCTCTATATACAGCACCAACTTTGATTAGATTATTAATTAAAGCCGGCGATCAATACCTTAAAGATTCAGATAGAACTTCATTAATAGTATTAGGATCTGTTGGAGAACCTATTAATCCAGAAGTATGGAACTGGTTTGTAGAGAAGGGTGCAAATAATCAAGCACCTCTTGTTGATACTTGGTGGCAAACAGAGACTGGTGGACATATGATTCTGCCATTACCAGGTGCTCATAAACTAAAACCAGGATCGGCATCTAAACCTTTCTTTGGAGTTGATGTAGCTTTATTAGATACGGATGGTAAAGAGATTGAAGGAGTTGGTAAAGGAGCTCTATGTATTAGAACTGCGACTCCTGGTATGGCTAGAACTATTTATGGTGACCATGATAGATATATTCAAACATATTTTAGTAGTTTCAAAGGTTTCTATTTCTCAGGTGATGCAGCTAGAAGAGATGAAGATGGTTATATCTGGATAGAAGGTCGTATGGATGATGTTATTAATGTATCAGGCCATAGAATAGCAACTGCTGAAATAGAATCTGTATTGAATACTCATTCTAGTGTTGTAGAATCAGCTGTAGTTGGTATGCCTCATGATATCAAAGGTGAAGCGATTTATGTTTATTGCATACTAAAAGATGGTCATGATGGCAAAGGTGCTGGAGATGAATATCTTGATAGTATCAGAAAAACATTAGTATCTTATATTAGACAAGAAATTGGTCCAGTCGCGAGTCCAGATGTGATTCAGTTTACTCCAGATTTACCAAAAACTCGTTCTGGTAAAATTATGAGAAGAATATTGAGAAAAATAGCTGCAAATGATTTTGATAATTTAGGTGACACATCTACACTTTCAGATCCGAGTATAGTAGAATATCTGATAAAAAAACAGATAGTCTAA
- a CDS encoding cold-shock protein codes for MRQGTVKFFNTSKGFGFIEPQDGGKDVFVHISAVENAGLSSLREGEKVSFELEENRGKMAAINIKSI; via the coding sequence ATGAGACAAGGAACAGTTAAATTTTTTAATACATCTAAAGGATTTGGATTCATAGAGCCTCAAGATGGTGGTAAAGATGTATTCGTTCATATTAGTGCAGTTGAAAATGCTGGTTTAAGCTCTTTACGTGAAGGCGAAAAAGTAAGCTTTGAACTTGAAGAAAACAGAGGAAAAATGGCTGCTATTAATATCAAATCTATCTAA